TGAGCATGCGTTTAAGCACTAATGTACAAACGTTTAATATTGGTATGTAAACACGCAGGCCACTGTCATGTTAAGAATAACAAGCAAGATAGTTGTAACAAGATTAAATGTGAAATAAAGTACTTCGATTGGAGTTAGGAACAAGAACTGACACATTAATGATCTTCTATAACTTAAATGGAATTAAAAGACGTCCAACAAAATGAGTCATCAATAACAGCTTTCAGCGTTGTTTGGAACTCTGAGTATGAATCAGCTCGTCCAGGTAGTTCAAGCTGATGCAAACAAGCAGATGAAAATACTGTTCCATCCTTGTTGAATGAAACCGTGATTTTTCCTCCCTCTATTCCTGCTGCAGGAATGGACTCACAGCCAGTAAGAAATCGCATGAATGACTTCAGATCTGCAAAGGAAATTGGACTTCTGTTTTCCTCCATTTTAACAAACAGTAGCAATCTTAAGtctttgaaatgaaaattacaGCATTTTGGTCATTAGGTTTTATTGGTTAAAACAGAGATATAGTCTTTGACACCAACTTTATATCAGAACTATATAAGATGAGACCAGATGAGATaagataaaaacttttctttagCGTATTTACTTAGCCAACGAAAACAACCTAGGGATACTAAATAGGACCAATATTGCACTCATTTCTTTAAAACTTATCTGATGGGAGAATACACCCATGCAGAAAGAAAGTGTGGGAGTGCAGTGGCCTAATGGTTAGTGCACTCATCTCCAGATCAAGCGGTCCAGGTTTGAGCCCTTGGGGGAGTAAAAATACTCCTAGCTAGTCGCTTCATGCTACAGAAACAGGGATAAGCTCCAGCCTGAGGGGCCACTATGTTCATATGCAGACTTaacttttaccttttttaaaaacagagaaaaaatacaagaaatccCAGAAAAAAATCACATCTTTCTTACCTGTCTCATTGCATTCAGCTATAAACTGGAAAAGATAACCCCATATTTGGCGATGTTCATCAGAGGAAAGTGGACTCTTTGGCTTCAAGAGATCCTTAATAGCTGTAGCATCTAATCTCGTAGCACTGTGCACAAAAAGAGTCTCAAACAGTGTTGGATTCTTCTCAATAGCATGTAGGACTTTGGAACTCTTTAGCCCAGAACGCAATTGGTCCAGCAACACTTTTTTCCCGTTGAGTACATAGTGTAAGAGAAGTGACTGCAGTATCAGGTTTCTGTTGTCATCCTAGCAAACCATAACAATACAAATGGAATGGCTTTACTATCTATCACTGCAAATTCCATTTGTGGGTGGGCTACTCTCCAAACTTTTAAAACCAGATTCTAAATCATTAACAAATAAGGACAACAAGGGTGGCATATATTCTACAACAATAAATTGTATAACAATAAATAGGTCATAACATACCGATAGTCTTTGCTTTAACCACTACAGTCACACAGGAATAGAGAAGGGGGAAGGGCATGTTGAGTTTGACAGGCAATCAACTTTAAATTTATTCGGAAACACTGACTTTTGTCAACATTTCCAAGTGTGGATATGAAAAGAGATAACATATACAAATAATacaataaggaaaaaaataggAGGTACTATTTTCTATTTGCTAGTTTCACTTACTGACAGCAATGTTGAGATGCCACATTCATTACACAAGGAAATGAAATTTGAGTCTTGCCTTAACTCTTGGAGTTCAGGTGAGGTTGCACCAGACAACTATAGGATATAAAGAATTTATACTGTAGATTAACATGTTTCCCTGTATTTCCTACTATTGACATTACTTTAAAAACTAAAGACCTGTGTGTAAGAACCTAGCggtttaagaacctgctggaagaaatttccaattttgatgccccaaaatataagaacctgtttagccaagcaagatcaagcaaGTTCTCACATGTGAGTTACAGTAAAATTATGATGAATACTGTAACAAGGAGTTTGACTTAACTGTATACTTATAAATGGAACCcaagttaatttatttttctgtggGTGATGGAAGCAGTATTCAGTTCCatcataaaaatttaaaatttaaccaAGAACCTATTCAGCCTACATTGCCTACAATTAATTAAGGATCTTACACGCAGGTTTTTGGAGTAGTACCTTCTCTATGAACTCTCTTGCCTCTTCATCCCTAACATCATCAACTGTAACATAGCACAGAGCTTTATGGACATCACCTGTCGCAATATACCAGTACACTGGAGGGGCAAAGCAAGGAAATCCAATGAAAGACTGGAGTATACCATGCCCTATCAATCGTCCAAGGACCTCCATTAGTCCTGAGTGAACTGATGTGCTGTTATAGGCCGGGAGTTTCCTATGATCTGATCCTTCCAATAATTTGAAGGCTGGAAATGTTGCTATTGCTTTTGTGGCATCATTGAAAAACTCACGACGGATTCCACCTGTGTCAACAGCTGGCTGGCTCTTATACTGCACTCTAACACGCTTAGAAGCATCAAAGGCAGTAGAATTTTTGTAGAATGCAATAGTATCAGCTATAAGGTCATCTGGGTCAATGGTGATCTTAATTTCAGGACCTGTAATAACCTTGTCAGCAACACTTTGTAGTACTTCTGCAAGAGAAACTgctaaaaaagacaaataatGTTTCAGCTTTCTTCCATCCTGTGTATCATCACTTAGCTGGGGCATGTATGGGGTAATACCTTGGAAACTCCTATATCAAACCCAGTCAAAGCCTGTAACCACCTTCATTTCTCAAAATGAAAGATAACATTTCAACTGATTTAAGTGTTCATGCGTATTTCTTACAATCTCACTCACAGAGCCCACATGTCTTTTGGTCAGCGCCAACGCATGCGCTGTGAAAAAGTCCTAAAACCTTGGACTAGAAATCTATTATTCCAGAGCTCTTTGTCTTCGTGCTGATCAAAAGACACGTGGGCTCTTGGAACGAGATTGTATTTCTTAAAAATCAAACCGTAAAAATCAAACTAACACAGTAATAGGCAtatcatttttccaaaggtcaTCTACCTTCTTTTTGCAAAACCCACActtctttaaataaagtaaacatttTTAAGCTTGCTCCTTTTCACTCTTCAAAACTTCATCAATTGCATCTGGAAGGTCTAAAGAACCACTGAATATTTCTTTTAGATAGTCCTCATCGTGTTGTGGAAACATCTGACGAGGACATCTTATGCCATTCTGAAAACATtggtaaaaagaaaatgaagcaaTATTCTCATTACAAGGGTTATTTCATATATGACTGGTAAAATTTGCCTCGGTTATGTCCTAGTGATGTTGCCCTATTTCCAAATTTATCTGACACAGTTGATCTGGCAGTTTGATGAAAACATACAAAATATCTCATTTTGGCCGCATTGCAGTGTGAtaacgttttgtttgtttgtttgtttgtgttttttggtaGCATGTAATAGAATGTCTGGCTAAGAATTTTAGAGTAAGACAATACCTAACAGCTCAAAATAACTTTTGACATCacacaaatacatgtaaatacctCGTCATCTGTCTCAGATTGACAGGCAGGTTCTTTCACAGACGACATGCCCCTATTATCTGCAAGAATAGTACTAGGCCTTTCCACAGGGATGGCTTCAAATGTGTCTGAAATGTTTTCCAGTTCctgttcttgctgtttgttAAGACGGACATACATGTGAATGACGATTGATTGCTTCTTAAAATATCCCTGGCACGGTTTACAACCTGTCTAATTTGAGAGTTTAGCCGTTGGCTAGTTGTACTTGTACTTGTGTTCTGTGGGGAAGCTGTAAATAACAAGTTTACGgctaaaataatttgatttgaGATCTGCTCTCGTCTGTTCATACATTTAAAGAAAGCATAAGCAAGGCGgtacactgaaaaaaattaatttacaacTACCTTCCAGTCTTCCTGTTTCCCCTGAATTTGCAGATCTATTGGTATTCGACTGCATATACTCCTCCAACGCTTGTCTCACCTCGGAACGAATTATTGACCGGTTCAAATCCATTTTCGTGAAGCTGAGTGAAGCTGTGAAAAAGCTGCGACAGAGTGCGACAGCAAAACAGACCGGGCTAGGGCAGGCGAACCATTTTTGGCGCAAATCGGTCCTATGCGACCAGGCCTAACAAGTACCACGTGACATTCtgggataaaaatatattttttatcgaatgaaaatatttttacccTATGAAAATATTCCATTGAATGGCAATATATTTTATCGAATGAAAACATTATatcaaatgaaaattatttttattgaataaaaacattttttttgtgtcaaatgaaaatatattttatcgaatggaaatatatattttatcgaatgaaaatatatttttatcgaatgaaaatatatttttatcgaatgaaaataatttttatcgaatgcaaatatatttttattgaatgaaaatatatttttatcgaatcaaaataatttttatcgaATTTTGCTACATTTCGGCAACCATAGAAGAGACGTGATGAGCAGCAAACTGAGTGGCATACAAGTTTTCTTCAGCTCATGGAACGAAGCTTAGAGCAAGATAACATACGATTTGAACGTTCCACAGAAATGCTTCGAGGAAGAGGAATCAGATGGAGCAAACAAATGCAATCCTCGTAGGGTTTAAGGACATTTTCAAAGATTTGGTATCAAAGTAGATCAATGCATGTATTAGATGTGTTACTGAAAAAGAAGACAGTTCAACTGTCTATTGCCAGTAATTCTTATTAAATATTGCCTTCATCGGCAAGtttattattgcaaaaacttgaCCTGTTTTTGTATGACATTTTTTGCTACACAAAGCGATCAACAGCAAATAAAACCTACAGTTGCAAAAAATGTGGTGTTACAAGTTATCCCACAAAGTCTTTTAAAGCATCTCTTACATCAGTGCCAGTTTCAAATACAATTCTgtcttcatcttcatcgtctGAGTCATCGTCAGAGTCACAGTCATCATCATACAAGTCACCTCTCTCAATACAGATGTTATGCAAAATGCATGATGCAACAACAGTTTTTGTTAACATTGATGTTTTctgctcaatttttttcataactTTTCGCCACCGTGATTTTAACATGCCAAATGCACGCTCCACTACACATCGTAAGGCAttgaattttttgttaaattttctttgttcAGGAGTTAAGCGTCCCCTGTCTGGGTAAGGTTTCATAAGCCAGCTGGTAAGGGGGCATGCGCTGTCTCCAGCGAGAAGAGGCTGTCTCCAGTGAGAAGAGGGCCGATTTCTACTCCATTGATATCTCTAGTCAGACCAgaaagaatttgttcattttgtGCCATATCGTATAGTCCACTTGATCTAAGAACACGGGCATCATGTATGCTGCCCGGATAGCCAACAGTAACATGAATAAATTTTAGGCTACAATCAACTATGCCTTGAATCACACTATAATGCTGCTCACGATTATAATAATCCTCGTGATTTCTTGGTGGAGCATTTATCTCTATGTGGCACCCACCTATGGCTCCCACAATTTGAGGTATGCCATACGTTTCTTCAAACTCGTTAATCTTATCTGTAATTTCCTGCCTTGTCAAGGGAAATTTTACGAATTGATCCTTCATTCGAAGAAGAGCGTGCTTGAATTCACTGCAGATATATCTCACTGTTGACTTTCCATATCCAAATTGTAACCCACAACTTCTATAACTGTTACTGGTTGCAAGTCACCATAATGCTAAACCAACCCTTTCTTCTACGCTAATCGGCGCACGCATCAGCgtctgttgtttttgtagaTCTGCTCTTACAAGGTCACAAAGATATTCAAATGTTTCATGAGTGACACGAAAATGCTCCTTCCAAAGAAAATGCAGTGCTGGAATAGCTATTAAAAGGCAAAACCAGTCCTGTGGTTGAGGCCAAACCCAAGCTCTTCTCAGTTGTGGTCTTTGTTGCTGTGAAAGTCCTGCCATACACATAAGCAACATCAGACAATTTCTCTGGCTAATTCTAAAGGCGTCCTccataaaagcaaaacaatacATTTGTTTAAGCACGGAAGACTGTTGTCCCAGGAGTAGAGaagtaaaaatcaaaataagGCATGCTATTCGAACGTTTCGAGGTCGCATGGTGAAAGTTCGAGTGTCTTGTTATTTGCTTTGGCGGGTTTTGCCGCGTAGTTTGATTGACAAGCGATCGCACAAGTAGCATACTTTACAGTTTAGTATGAACGCTTACCGGTATCTTTAAAAGTGAGCATCGGCCGTCTCAAGTTCACTTCAGTTTTCATGGTACTTACGGCCTACTTGGGCCCTAGTGTGAACTCGCCTAATTTTATGGTTTCCTTGTTTGATTGACGATGCCATGGTAACCGTTGGCATGTCAGAAAACAAACTTATTCCATTTTACTGTTTCACAGCGTCAGTTTAGAATTTGCAAGGGAAAAGCCGCATACTGATTGTTTGACATtgacaaaacaaatttttactaCATCTGGATGCATTAGAGTGTTAAATTATTTTACCGAATATGTATTCAAGGTTCCAGTCTACACATAGCAATCAACAAGAATTGCATTTATATTGAAGTCACTAAATCCTCTCCTTACGACCTTTCACGCAAAACAGACAAAACATCTGcattttaaaaacgaaaaatggcTTTGGACTCGAAATTTGAACGTTTGCACATGCTTTGTCTTTCTCGTTTTAGAGGAGTTTGACTGTCACCTTAATGTTACCATAGTAACGGTTGCTAAGAAGCTGAGACTGACCTTCAATAACTGACTTTGGGATATACCACTGTATAACAGCTCCGGAATCTTTCCCGCATCCAATACTAATTTTACATCCCATGATGCCTTGATGATGCAAAATccttgtccgccatcttgaagaCCTTAAAAGGTTAGTAATGTGCTTTTCCTGTTATTATTTAAAGAGAAAAGTAAAggtagacagacagacagacagaaagGAAGAAGCTACAATAAACCCCTTTTTGGACATTTTCTCTCCAAACCTTATTTCAGTAGTCATTAATTTGAATCTCTATCTACGTGATCTGTAAGTACAGAGAAACGTTCCCAGTCATCATTATTctattttgtaatcttttatccgcaaaataacttcttttcttATACTTTTTACCTGGATTTTCCATAAGCAGTTATTGGTGAATGGTCAATGTTActttaaaaaggaaacaaataaagaagttctaatgtgaataaaagtttttaaatgtacACACTGTGAATTGGGGTAGAAGGTCACAGAAGCACTATAAAAATCAAGTAATAAGATATTACCTTTATTGTGGGGGAAAAACACATTTTGACGGCTCACATTGTTTAGGATATGCTTTTTTTCATAGCATCATGTATTCGTGAAGTAATGTTAAGAACttttattatacatcagactctatgaaaaatctgattggtcgagagcattcaatcaattcacagtagcttgtgaacttgacatgatgaatgcaatatctgctgcagatattgcatttcttatgtcaagttcaacgtctgcctggttaccaagccccttggagtgttctcctcagaaacagaatggctgaacgcttcgcttctgtttctgaggatgaATTATGTCGATTAATTAAGGAAAGATtccaaaaacacaaaaagagcAACGAAGGCAAGCGTTAAAGTCTTTAATGAATACTTGCAAGAAAAGAAACTTGACAAGCCACATCATGATGATAAAGTCACGTTGGCGAATGTTCTGAAACGGTTTTGTGCAGAAgctcgaaaaaaaaatgatgggaGCCCGTATTCGAAAAGTTCCATGACTTCTTTACGATTTGGACTCAACAGGCATTTCAAGACAAAAGGAACTGACATTATACAAGACCTGGAATTCACT
The sequence above is a segment of the Porites lutea chromosome 3, jaPorLute2.1, whole genome shotgun sequence genome. Coding sequences within it:
- the LOC140931941 gene encoding G2/M phase-specific E3 ubiquitin-protein ligase-like, yielding MPQLSDDTQDGRKLKHYLSFLAVSLAEVLQSVADKVITGPEIKITIDPDDLIADTIAFYKNSTAFDASKRVRVQYKSQPAVDTGGIRREFFNDATKAIATFPAFKLLEGSDHRKLPAYNSTSVHSGLMEVLGRLIGHGILQSFIGFPCFAPPVYWYIATGDVHKALCYVTVDDVRDEEAREFIEKLSGATSPELQELRQDSNFISLCNECGISTLLSDDNRNLILQSLLLHYVLNGKKVLLDQLRSGLKSSKVLHAIEKNPTLFETLFVHSATRLDATAIKDLLKPKSPLSSDEHRQIWGYLFQFIAECNETDLKSFMRFLTGCESIPAAGIEGGKITVSFNKDGTVFSSACLHQLELPGRADSYSEFQTTLKAVIDDSFCWTSFNSI